The Streptomyces achromogenes genome window below encodes:
- a CDS encoding TetR/AcrR family transcriptional regulator: MGAVKTKRMPRAVREQQMLDAAVETFGRRGYMAASMDEIAELAGVSKPLVYLYLNSKEDLFTACIRREAKSLVEAVRTGVRTDLPADRQLWDGLRAFFAHTGRHPHAWSLLHLQARTHGEPFAGEVAAMREEIVAFVTQLIAIAAREAHRDPDLPEREVAGLAEALVGAAESLAAWANTDDTVSSHQAAATLMNFAWAGLGNLMNDRPWSPPPA; this comes from the coding sequence ATGGGTGCCGTGAAGACCAAGCGGATGCCGCGTGCGGTCCGTGAGCAGCAGATGCTGGACGCCGCCGTGGAGACCTTCGGCCGCCGCGGGTACATGGCCGCGTCGATGGACGAGATCGCGGAACTCGCGGGCGTGTCCAAGCCGCTGGTGTACCTGTACCTGAACTCCAAGGAAGACCTCTTCACCGCCTGTATCCGGCGGGAGGCGAAGTCCCTCGTCGAGGCGGTCCGCACCGGTGTCCGCACGGATCTGCCCGCCGACCGCCAGCTGTGGGACGGACTGCGGGCGTTCTTCGCGCACACCGGGAGGCATCCGCACGCCTGGTCCCTCCTGCACCTCCAGGCCCGCACGCACGGCGAGCCCTTCGCCGGCGAGGTCGCGGCGATGCGCGAGGAGATCGTCGCGTTCGTCACGCAGCTGATCGCGATAGCGGCCCGGGAGGCCCACCGTGACCCCGACCTGCCCGAACGGGAGGTCGCCGGGCTCGCCGAGGCCCTGGTCGGGGCCGCCGAGTCGCTCGCCGCCTGGGCCAACACCGACGACACCGTCTCCTCCCACCAGGCGGCGGCCACCCTGATGAACTTCGCCTGGGCGGGCCTCGGCAACCTGATGAACGACCGCCCCTGGTCCCCACCGCCCGCCTGA
- the mqnE gene encoding aminofutalosine synthase MqnE, with product MDVGLKRELEEKVRAGERLTREDGVALYESDDLAWLGGLAHEVRTRKNGDVVHFNVNRHLNMTNVCTASCAYCSFQRKPGEKDAYTMRIEEAVKLAKAMEGENLTELHIVNGLHPNLPWRYYPRSLRELKAALPNVSLKAFTATEIHHFETISGLTASEILDELIDAGLESLTGGGAEIFDWEVRQHIVDHRTHWEDWSRIHRLAHEKGLKTPATMLYGHIEEPRHRVDHVLRLRELQDETNGFQVFIPLRYQHDFVDMKDGKVRNRLQARTTMATGAEALKTFAVSRLLFDNVPHVKVFWVMHGVQTAQLALQHGADDMDGSVVEYKITHDADNYGTPNKLTREDLLDLIRDAGFRPVERNTRYEIIREYDGPDPALRESPQPMRV from the coding sequence ATGGACGTCGGGCTCAAGCGCGAGCTGGAGGAGAAGGTCAGGGCCGGTGAGCGGCTGACCCGTGAGGACGGCGTCGCGCTGTACGAGTCGGACGACCTGGCGTGGCTGGGCGGACTCGCGCACGAGGTGCGGACCCGCAAGAACGGCGACGTCGTGCACTTCAACGTCAACCGCCACCTCAACATGACCAACGTGTGCACGGCCTCCTGCGCCTACTGCTCCTTCCAGCGCAAGCCGGGCGAGAAGGACGCGTACACCATGCGCATCGAGGAGGCGGTGAAGCTCGCCAAGGCGATGGAGGGCGAGAACCTCACCGAGCTGCACATCGTCAACGGCCTGCACCCGAACCTGCCGTGGCGCTACTACCCGCGCTCGCTGCGCGAGCTGAAGGCCGCCCTCCCGAACGTCTCGCTGAAGGCGTTCACGGCGACGGAGATCCACCACTTCGAGACGATCAGCGGGCTCACCGCCTCGGAGATCCTCGACGAGCTGATCGACGCCGGCCTGGAGTCGCTGACCGGCGGCGGCGCGGAGATCTTCGACTGGGAGGTCCGTCAGCACATCGTCGACCACCGCACCCACTGGGAGGACTGGTCGCGCATCCACCGCCTCGCGCACGAGAAGGGGCTCAAGACGCCGGCCACCATGCTGTACGGCCACATCGAGGAGCCCCGCCACCGCGTCGACCACGTCCTGCGGCTGCGTGAGCTGCAGGACGAGACGAACGGCTTCCAGGTCTTCATCCCGCTGCGCTACCAGCACGACTTCGTCGACATGAAGGACGGCAAGGTCCGCAACCGGCTCCAGGCCCGCACGACGATGGCCACGGGCGCGGAGGCGCTGAAGACGTTCGCGGTCTCGCGGCTGCTCTTCGACAACGTCCCGCACGTGAAGGTCTTCTGGGTGATGCACGGCGTCCAGACCGCGCAGCTCGCGCTCCAGCACGGCGCGGACGACATGGACGGCTCGGTCGTCGAATACAAGATCACGCACGACGCCGACAACTACGGCACGCCGAACAAGCTGACCCGCGAGGACCTGCTGGACCTCATCCGGGACGCCGGGTTCCGCCCCGTGGAGCGCAACACCCGCTACGAGATCATCCGCGAGTACGACGGCCCCGACCCGGCACTGCGCGAGTCGCCGCAGCCGATGCGGGTGTGA
- a CDS encoding DUF4229 domain-containing protein, protein MLRYTLMRLGVFAGCLLAVWGLVYSGVVPRGLGDSNGMWIVLLALVISAPISFVVLRKERDRASVAVVERVDRMKANLDANRSQEDEAVDSAQGRAQEQAS, encoded by the coding sequence ATGCTCCGCTACACGCTGATGCGCCTCGGTGTCTTCGCGGGCTGCCTCCTGGCCGTCTGGGGACTCGTCTACTCGGGCGTCGTCCCGCGCGGCCTCGGTGACTCCAACGGCATGTGGATCGTCCTGCTGGCCCTGGTGATCTCCGCGCCGATCAGCTTCGTCGTGCTGCGCAAGGAACGCGACCGTGCCTCGGTGGCGGTCGTCGAGCGGGTGGACCGTATGAAGGCCAACCTCGACGCCAACCGGAGCCAGGAGGACGAGGCGGTCGACTCGGCCCAGGGCCGGGCGCAGGAGCAGGCGTCCTGA
- the mqnP gene encoding menaquinone biosynthesis prenyltransferase MqnP yields MTSASAALPQQPGRTKAFLRLVMIEHSVFALPFAYIAALTAMFELDGNIHWGRLLLVTVCMVGLRTFAMAVNRIIDREIDARNPRTANRELVTGAMSVKHAWTGALIAVAVFLGSAAMLNPLCLALAPIAVVPMVVYPYGKRFTNFPQAILGLAQAMGPIGGWLAITGEWSWDAVVLGLAVGVWIGGFDLIYACQDVETDRETGVMSVPARFGIPAAIKGARVCHAVTTALLVWYALATGAGAFFWLGLLIVAGAFVYEHSIVRPHDLSRLNRAFFSTNGFIGISLFVCALADLMVRGLTV; encoded by the coding sequence GTGACCTCCGCTTCCGCGGCGCTCCCGCAGCAGCCGGGGCGCACGAAGGCCTTCCTGCGCCTGGTGATGATCGAGCACTCCGTGTTCGCGCTGCCCTTCGCCTACATCGCCGCGCTGACGGCGATGTTCGAGCTGGACGGCAACATCCACTGGGGCCGGCTGCTGCTGGTCACCGTCTGCATGGTGGGCCTGCGCACCTTCGCCATGGCCGTCAACCGGATCATCGACCGCGAGATCGACGCCCGTAACCCGCGTACCGCGAACCGCGAGCTGGTGACGGGCGCGATGTCGGTGAAGCACGCCTGGACGGGCGCGCTGATCGCCGTCGCCGTCTTCCTCGGCTCGGCGGCCATGCTCAACCCGCTCTGCCTGGCGCTCGCCCCCATCGCGGTCGTCCCGATGGTCGTCTACCCCTACGGCAAGCGGTTCACGAACTTCCCGCAGGCCATCCTGGGGCTGGCCCAGGCGATGGGGCCGATCGGCGGCTGGCTGGCGATCACCGGCGAGTGGTCGTGGGACGCGGTCGTCCTCGGTCTCGCCGTCGGCGTCTGGATCGGCGGCTTCGACCTGATCTACGCCTGCCAGGACGTCGAGACCGACCGGGAGACCGGCGTCATGTCGGTCCCGGCCCGCTTCGGCATCCCGGCGGCGATCAAGGGGGCGCGCGTCTGCCACGCCGTGACGACGGCGCTGCTCGTCTGGTACGCGCTGGCCACCGGCGCCGGCGCGTTCTTCTGGCTGGGGCTGCTGATCGTCGCGGGCGCGTTCGTGTACGAGCACTCGATCGTCCGGCCGCACGACCTGTCCCGGCTGAACAGGGCGTTCTTCTCGACGAACGGGTTCATCGGCATCAGCCTGTTCGTCTGTGCGCTCGCCGACCTGATGGTGCGTGGGCTCACGGTGTAG
- a CDS encoding Lrp/AsnC family transcriptional regulator: MDAVDRQLIQALRENGRASYAELGRLVGLSGPSVTDRINRLEAAGVITGYRATVNSAQLGLGVIALIGISLSDAADHEDVAARLKDLSEIEDCWFIAGDDSFMLKVRATDVDGLEKIIRRLSGTKGVSRTRTTIVLSTKWENRVGELPEEV, translated from the coding sequence ATGGACGCGGTGGACAGGCAGCTCATCCAGGCCCTCCGGGAGAACGGCCGGGCCTCGTACGCGGAGCTGGGACGCCTCGTCGGCCTGTCGGGACCCAGTGTCACCGACCGCATCAACCGGCTGGAGGCGGCCGGCGTCATCACGGGCTACCGCGCCACGGTGAACTCCGCCCAGCTTGGCCTCGGCGTCATCGCCCTCATCGGCATCTCGCTGTCCGACGCCGCCGACCACGAGGACGTGGCGGCCCGGCTCAAGGACCTGAGCGAGATCGAGGACTGCTGGTTCATCGCCGGCGACGACTCGTTCATGCTCAAGGTGCGGGCCACGGACGTCGACGGTCTGGAGAAGATCATCCGCCGGCTCAGCGGGACCAAGGGCGTGTCCCGGACCCGTACCACCATCGTGCTGTCGACGAAGTGGGAGAACCGCGTCGGGGAGCTGCCCGAAGAGGTGTAG
- a CDS encoding MaoC/PaaZ C-terminal domain-containing protein encodes MRTPTTLTAPPSLGPLLARGALRSPFKHPRPGVSFSGAGHRLVLPGLRVDPTRLAAYERVCGFPTGEDSLPLTYPHVLGFPLAMSILSGRDFPLPLLGLVHTSIEITRRAALASAGIYELSVHVEELAAHRRGTEAVVVTGLRQGGDIVWESTSRYLARHATEAAPAAREPEPGPLPVLDEWRLAADVGRRYGAASGDRNPIHLHPLTARLFGFPRAIAHGMWTVARCLAAHGVPQRARVRADFRAPVLLPGTVSFASDGARFALCGTGDPARIHVTGRVDPLPGPLPRTGAAHAP; translated from the coding sequence GTGCGCACGCCGACGACCCTGACCGCGCCTCCGTCCCTCGGCCCACTGCTCGCCCGCGGGGCGCTGCGCTCCCCCTTCAAGCACCCCCGCCCGGGCGTCTCCTTCTCCGGCGCCGGCCACCGCCTCGTGCTGCCCGGCCTGCGCGTGGACCCGACCCGGCTCGCCGCCTACGAGCGCGTCTGCGGCTTCCCGACCGGCGAGGACTCCCTGCCGCTCACCTACCCGCACGTCCTGGGCTTCCCGCTGGCCATGAGCATCCTGAGCGGCCGGGACTTCCCGCTCCCGCTGCTCGGCCTCGTCCACACGTCGATCGAGATCACCCGCCGCGCCGCCCTCGCGTCCGCCGGGATCTACGAACTCTCTGTGCACGTCGAGGAGTTGGCCGCGCACCGGCGCGGGACGGAGGCCGTCGTGGTCACCGGACTGCGGCAGGGCGGCGACATCGTGTGGGAGTCGACGAGCAGATACCTCGCCCGGCACGCCACCGAGGCCGCGCCCGCCGCCCGGGAGCCGGAGCCCGGCCCGCTGCCGGTGCTCGACGAGTGGCGGCTCGCCGCCGACGTCGGCCGGCGCTACGGCGCGGCCTCCGGCGACCGCAACCCCATCCACCTCCACCCGCTCACCGCCCGGCTCTTCGGCTTTCCCCGGGCCATCGCGCACGGCATGTGGACCGTCGCCCGCTGCCTCGCCGCCCACGGCGTCCCGCAGCGGGCCCGGGTCCGGGCCGACTTCCGGGCTCCGGTCCTGCTGCCGGGCACGGTGTCGTTCGCGTCGGACGGTGCACGGTTCGCCCTGTGCGGCACGGGAGACCCGGCCCGGATCCACGTGACGGGACGCGTGGATCCCCTGCCCGGCCCGCTCCCGCGCACGGGTGCCGCACACGCACCGTGA
- a CDS encoding PLD nuclease N-terminal domain-containing protein yields MLRYLPFLLVLALWIYAFIDCLNTPEEEVRGLPKVIWVIIILLFGEVLVGPIAWLVAGKTRHAPAGGSTPSQWHRNHRTEFVAPDDNPEFLKSLKDENKKDEKLLKDWEADLRRREDELKRRESGEEPTEG; encoded by the coding sequence ATGCTCAGGTATCTGCCGTTCCTGCTGGTCCTGGCGCTGTGGATCTATGCCTTCATCGACTGCCTGAACACCCCCGAGGAGGAGGTGCGCGGGCTGCCGAAGGTGATCTGGGTGATCATCATCCTGCTCTTCGGCGAGGTGCTCGTGGGCCCGATCGCCTGGCTGGTCGCCGGGAAGACGCGGCACGCGCCGGCCGGCGGCTCCACGCCGTCGCAGTGGCACCGCAACCACCGCACGGAGTTCGTCGCGCCGGACGACAACCCCGAGTTCCTCAAGTCCCTGAAGGACGAGAACAAGAAGGACGAGAAGCTCCTCAAGGACTGGGAAGCCGACCTGCGCCGCCGCGAGGACGAGCTGAAGCGCCGCGAGTCGGGCGAGGAGCCTACGGAAGGCTGA
- a CDS encoding helix-turn-helix domain-containing protein: MTTNAALFGELLRHFREGALLTQDGLAKAIPCDRSLVARVETGTRVPQEPFAKTCDEVLGTGGALARLWGRVDWYPQVEHPDWFRRRAEMDAEAVSLWEYQERVMPGMLQTPEYAHALFSRVTSGREVEERVRARLSRQQRFLANGGPLYVVVLDESCLRHVVGGATIMRDQCAHLLEAGRRANIRIQVAPADFPELLRPNVSMSLIELPNGHRWVYSESVDRGHFNDDPAVFAGHSRTYDVLRADALSARESVVLISDAMEGYGHHEQVRTQRDDLDQEQLQRRERRQLSRSRPRIHVRRPRP; the protein is encoded by the coding sequence GTGACCACCAACGCCGCCCTGTTCGGCGAGCTGCTGCGCCACTTCCGCGAGGGGGCGCTGCTGACGCAGGACGGACTGGCCAAGGCGATCCCCTGTGACCGGTCCCTGGTGGCCCGGGTGGAGACGGGAACGCGGGTTCCCCAGGAGCCGTTCGCGAAGACCTGCGACGAAGTCCTCGGCACCGGCGGGGCGCTGGCCCGGCTGTGGGGCCGCGTCGACTGGTATCCGCAGGTGGAGCACCCGGACTGGTTCAGGCGTCGAGCGGAGATGGACGCGGAGGCGGTGTCGCTCTGGGAGTACCAAGAACGCGTGATGCCAGGCATGTTGCAAACCCCGGAGTATGCGCACGCTCTGTTCTCACGCGTAACGAGTGGCCGTGAGGTAGAGGAGCGTGTACGGGCTCGGCTGAGTCGACAGCAGCGGTTTCTGGCAAACGGCGGTCCGTTGTACGTCGTTGTTCTGGACGAAAGCTGCCTGCGCCACGTCGTGGGGGGTGCGACGATCATGCGGGACCAGTGCGCGCATCTTCTGGAGGCCGGTCGACGTGCCAATATCCGTATTCAGGTGGCCCCAGCGGACTTCCCGGAGCTTTTGCGGCCCAATGTGTCGATGTCGCTGATCGAGCTGCCCAACGGTCACCGATGGGTGTACTCGGAGTCGGTGGATCGCGGCCATTTCAACGACGATCCGGCCGTCTTCGCCGGCCATAGCCGCACCTATGATGTGCTCAGGGCGGACGCTCTGTCGGCCCGCGAGTCCGTCGTTCTGATCAGCGACGCGATGGAGGGGTACGGCCACCATGAACAGGTTCGAACTCAGCGCGACGACCTGGATCAAGAGCAGCTACAGCGGCGAGAACGGCGGCAACTGTCTCGAAGTCGCCCCCGGATTCATGTCCGCCGTCCCCGTCCGTGA
- a CDS encoding DUF7848 domain-containing protein gives MAESTENQFETGTVVYDPASDSVGEYRGTVGPYALLRPVGGGREWEARPESLRPATPGERLSAGVRAANSRSSQHSPEPPAPVRDCAACADLAGLRDDARARHDGSAETDADVLLRRHQLRYHAPLLGLRESALVPDAPAGAEYETACTECPAGSGARRHPADVEAWRHGHTRETGHARYRRTVADYAVYESQVSVP, from the coding sequence ATGGCCGAAAGCACCGAGAACCAGTTCGAAACGGGAACGGTCGTCTACGACCCCGCCTCGGACAGCGTCGGCGAGTACCGGGGCACAGTGGGCCCGTATGCGCTGCTGCGCCCGGTCGGCGGCGGCCGGGAGTGGGAGGCCCGCCCGGAGTCGCTGCGCCCGGCCACCCCCGGCGAACGCCTCAGCGCGGGCGTCCGCGCGGCCAACTCCCGCTCGTCCCAGCACTCTCCGGAGCCCCCCGCCCCCGTCCGCGACTGTGCGGCCTGCGCCGATCTGGCCGGGCTTCGCGACGACGCACGCGCCCGTCACGACGGCAGCGCCGAGACCGACGCGGACGTCCTGCTCCGCCGCCACCAACTCCGTTACCACGCGCCCCTGCTGGGGCTGCGGGAATCCGCCCTCGTACCGGACGCCCCCGCCGGGGCGGAGTACGAGACGGCCTGCACCGAGTGCCCCGCCGGGTCCGGGGCCCGGCGACACCCCGCCGACGTGGAGGCGTGGCGGCACGGGCACACCCGGGAGACCGGGCACGCCCGCTACCGCCGCACCGTCGCCGACTACGCGGTGTACGAGTCCCAGGTGTCCGTGCCCTGA
- a CDS encoding GNAT family N-acetyltransferase, whose protein sequence is MSLTFTLDPAVTPALRDGVLDLWTDVSNAGGAVGFVAPVSRDEIRPDLVRQLAAMAEGRNRLLVGHDASGEVAAAAFLAFNSHRLQTHWVMLYTVMVHPRHQGKGYGRDLLAAAADAARGFDGIEAIRLGCRGGLGLEHFYRSCGYQEVGRVPGAIRVAPGDDRDDITMLLPLV, encoded by the coding sequence GTGTCCCTTACTTTCACCCTGGACCCCGCTGTCACCCCGGCCCTGCGCGACGGCGTCCTCGACCTGTGGACGGACGTCTCCAACGCGGGCGGCGCCGTCGGCTTCGTCGCGCCCGTGTCGCGCGACGAGATCCGGCCGGATCTGGTGCGGCAGCTCGCGGCCATGGCCGAGGGCCGCAACCGGCTGCTCGTCGGTCACGACGCGTCGGGCGAGGTGGCGGCGGCCGCGTTCCTCGCCTTCAACAGCCATCGCCTCCAGACCCACTGGGTGATGCTGTACACGGTGATGGTCCACCCCCGCCACCAGGGCAAGGGGTACGGTCGCGACCTGCTGGCCGCCGCCGCGGACGCAGCCCGCGGCTTCGACGGCATCGAGGCGATCCGGCTCGGCTGCCGCGGCGGGCTCGGCCTGGAGCACTTCTACCGCTCCTGCGGCTACCAGGAGGTCGGCCGGGTGCCCGGTGCGATCCGGGTCGCGCCGGGCGACGACCGCGACGACATCACCATGCTGCTGCCGCTGGTGTGA
- a CDS encoding ATP-binding protein, which produces MPRTLLIEVNDRGLGLSAEGLADINGRLPDVPTAPDTDTCQRMGLFVVGRICALYGFRAQLRPNETGGVTALVMLPTAAVSSRHLDAQGTDTWDSYTA; this is translated from the coding sequence GTGCCCCGTACGTTGCTGATCGAGGTCAACGACCGCGGACTCGGCCTCTCCGCCGAGGGCCTCGCCGACATCAACGGGAGGCTGCCCGACGTGCCGACGGCCCCGGACACCGACACCTGTCAGCGTATGGGCCTGTTCGTGGTGGGTCGCATCTGCGCGCTGTACGGATTCCGCGCCCAGTTGCGTCCCAACGAGACGGGCGGCGTCACCGCGCTGGTCATGCTGCCGACCGCTGCCGTCTCCTCCCGTCACCTGGACGCTCAGGGCACGGACACCTGGGACTCGTACACCGCGTAG
- a CDS encoding UbiX family flavin prenyltransferase, whose protein sequence is MPWIVGVSGASGTPYAAAVLRALLAGGESVDLVVSRASRLTLLDETGISFRDAHWRDDLREWLARGADGKPGAFDADVSGDRVRHWGAGDLAAGPSSGSYPVKGMLIVPASTACVAGVALGLSKDLLQRAASVTLKERRPLVVAVRETPLNGQTLRHLVALDDAGASVVPASPAFYAGATHIQDLVDFVAGRVLDAAGVAHGLYRRWDGDLGGAAGTRAS, encoded by the coding sequence GTGCCTTGGATCGTGGGGGTGTCCGGGGCGTCCGGTACGCCCTATGCCGCCGCTGTGCTGCGTGCGCTGCTCGCCGGGGGCGAGAGCGTGGACCTGGTGGTCAGCCGGGCCTCGCGGCTCACCCTGCTCGACGAGACCGGTATCTCCTTCCGGGACGCGCACTGGCGGGACGACCTGCGGGAATGGCTCGCGCGCGGAGCCGACGGCAAGCCGGGCGCGTTCGACGCGGACGTCAGCGGCGACCGGGTGCGGCACTGGGGCGCGGGGGATCTCGCCGCCGGACCGTCCTCCGGGTCGTATCCCGTCAAGGGGATGCTGATCGTGCCCGCGTCCACGGCCTGCGTCGCCGGGGTCGCCCTCGGGTTGTCCAAGGACCTTCTCCAACGGGCCGCGAGCGTCACGCTCAAGGAGCGGCGGCCCCTCGTCGTCGCCGTGCGCGAGACCCCGCTGAACGGGCAGACACTGCGTCACCTGGTGGCGCTGGACGACGCCGGCGCGAGCGTCGTTCCCGCCTCGCCCGCCTTCTACGCGGGGGCCACCCACATCCAGGACCTGGTCGACTTCGTCGCCGGGCGCGTACTCGACGCGGCGGGGGTCGCGCACGGGCTCTACCGCCGGTGGGACGGCGATCTGGGCGGCGCGGCCGGAACCCGTGCCTCATGA
- a CDS encoding menaquinone biosynthesis decarboxylase has translation MAYDDLRSLLRALEREGDLKRVKAEVDPYLEVGEIVDRVQKSGGPALLFENVKGSSMPLAMNVFGTDRRLLKALGLKSYAEISDKIGGLLRPELPQGFVGVREAFGKLGAMTHVPPKKVKPQDAPVQEVVLHGDDVDLDALPALFTWPQDGGSFFNLGLTHTKDPESGIRNLGLYRLQRHDKRTIGMHWQIHKDSRNHYQVAARKGEKLPVAIAFGCPPAVTYASTAPLPGDIDEYLFAGFLAGKRIEMVDCKTVPLQVPAQAEVVIEGWLEPGETLPEGPFGDHTGFYTPQEPFPALTIDCVTMRKRPLLQSIVVGRPPTEDGPLGRATERFFLPLLKIIVPDIVDYHLPEAGGFHNCAIVSIDKKYPKHAQKVMHAVWGAHMMSLTKLIVVVDADCDVHDLHEVAWRALGNTDYARDLSIVEGPVDHLDHASYQQFWGGKAGIDATRKWPEEGYTRDGGWPEMVLSDPETAARVDRRWKEYGL, from the coding sequence ATGGCTTACGACGATCTTCGTTCCCTGCTCAGGGCACTGGAACGCGAAGGCGACCTCAAGCGCGTCAAGGCCGAGGTCGATCCGTATCTGGAGGTCGGGGAGATCGTCGACCGGGTCCAGAAGTCCGGCGGTCCCGCGTTGCTCTTCGAGAACGTGAAGGGGTCGAGCATGCCCCTCGCGATGAACGTGTTCGGCACCGACCGGCGGCTGCTGAAGGCCCTCGGGCTGAAGTCGTACGCGGAGATCAGCGACAAGATCGGCGGCCTGCTGCGGCCCGAGCTGCCGCAGGGCTTCGTGGGCGTGCGCGAGGCGTTCGGGAAGCTCGGCGCGATGACGCACGTACCGCCGAAGAAGGTGAAGCCGCAGGACGCGCCCGTCCAGGAGGTCGTCCTGCACGGCGACGACGTCGACCTCGACGCGCTGCCCGCGCTCTTCACCTGGCCGCAGGACGGCGGCTCCTTCTTCAACCTGGGCCTCACCCACACCAAGGACCCCGAGAGCGGCATCCGCAACCTCGGCCTGTACCGCCTCCAGCGCCACGACAAGCGCACGATCGGCATGCACTGGCAGATCCACAAGGACAGCCGCAACCACTACCAGGTCGCCGCCCGCAAGGGCGAGAAGCTGCCCGTCGCCATCGCCTTCGGCTGTCCGCCCGCCGTCACCTACGCCTCCACCGCCCCGCTCCCCGGCGACATCGACGAGTACCTGTTCGCCGGGTTCCTCGCGGGCAAGCGGATCGAGATGGTCGACTGCAAGACGGTCCCGCTGCAGGTGCCGGCGCAGGCCGAGGTCGTCATCGAGGGCTGGCTGGAGCCGGGCGAGACGCTGCCGGAGGGGCCCTTCGGCGACCACACCGGCTTCTACACCCCGCAGGAGCCGTTCCCCGCCCTGACGATCGACTGCGTGACGATGCGCAAGCGGCCGCTGCTCCAGTCGATCGTGGTCGGTCGGCCGCCGACCGAGGACGGGCCGCTGGGGCGGGCGACGGAACGCTTCTTCCTCCCCCTCCTCAAGATCATCGTCCCGGACATCGTGGACTACCACCTGCCCGAGGCCGGCGGCTTCCACAACTGCGCGATCGTCTCGATCGACAAGAAGTACCCCAAGCACGCGCAGAAGGTCATGCACGCGGTCTGGGGCGCGCACATGATGTCGCTGACCAAGCTGATCGTGGTCGTCGACGCCGACTGCGACGTCCACGACCTGCACGAGGTCGCCTGGCGGGCGCTCGGCAACACCGACTACGCCCGCGACCTGTCGATCGTCGAGGGCCCGGTCGACCATCTCGACCACGCTTCCTACCAGCAGTTCTGGGGCGGCAAGGCGGGCATCGACGCCACCCGGAAATGGCCCGAGGAGGGCTACACGCGGGACGGCGGCTGGCCCGAGATGGTCCTGTCCGACCCGGAGACGGCGGCCAGGGTCGACCGCCGCTGGAAGGAGTACGGCCTGTGA